In one window of Mus pahari chromosome 3, PAHARI_EIJ_v1.1, whole genome shotgun sequence DNA:
- the Defb115 gene encoding beta-defensin 115, with product MLQTRSSTLSGHNKLWFLTLVVLVALAQTSPEGWFRNCFYGLGKCRRICRANEKKKERCGERTFCCIRETNSRLSHIPVTKDRKKDESC from the exons ATGCTGCAGACTCGCTCCTCCACCCTCTCAGGACACAATAAGCTCTGGTTCCTGACCTTAGTTGTCCTTGTGGCCCTGGCTCAGACATCCCCAG AGGGATGGTTCAGAAACTGCTTTTATGGCTTGGGGAAATGCAGGCGCATATGCAGGGCcaatgagaagaagaaagagaggtgtGGAGAGAGAACGTTTTGCTGCATCAGAGAAACAAACTCCAGACTATCCCACATCCCAGTGACCAAAGATCGGAAAAAGGATG AGTCATGCTGA